The Raoultibacter phocaeensis genome contains a region encoding:
- a CDS encoding DUF1667 domain-containing protein — MQLATEVRTYTCICCPLGCSIEVSIDEDGCVTDVSGYSCARGKEYAANEAIRPERMVTAIVCAKGCLEPLSVKTASPVPKESIAEVLEAIRALRLEAPVRTGAVLIEDVCATGIAVIATKDIP; from the coding sequence ATGCAGCTCGCAACTGAAGTGAGAACCTATACCTGCATCTGCTGTCCGCTCGGATGTTCGATCGAGGTGTCGATCGACGAAGACGGCTGCGTGACCGACGTTTCGGGCTACAGCTGTGCGCGGGGTAAGGAATACGCGGCGAACGAGGCGATACGGCCCGAGCGAATGGTTACGGCGATCGTGTGCGCCAAGGGGTGCCTCGAGCCTTTGAGTGTGAAAACCGCATCGCCCGTACCCAAGGAATCGATCGCCGAGGTTCTCGAAGCGATCCGCGCCCTGCGCCTTGAGGCCCCCGTGCGGACAGGTGCGGTGCTCATCGAGGACGTCTGCGCAACGGGCATTGCGGTTATCGCGACCAAGGATATTCCCTGA
- a CDS encoding thermonuclease family protein yields the protein MRLRLSSEPAHRRRQLAALLALVFFLVAGVALSAFGGSQASDDVSVNPQQSSSREIEQVEIVRVVDGDTVVVERLDGSEEKVRLIGIDAPESVASDESRNTEEGRIASAYLHELLPARTVVYLEQDVSDRDQYDRLLRYVWLDEPDGALDHHAAAEVMVNAILVGEGYARAKSYAPDTAYDKVLRELGKEAAREKRGVSQAWS from the coding sequence ATGCGGCTTCGCCTTTCGTCTGAGCCTGCGCACCGCCGCCGGCAGCTTGCCGCTTTGCTCGCGCTCGTCTTCTTCCTTGTCGCAGGTGTCGCGTTATCTGCCTTCGGTGGGAGTCAAGCGTCTGACGACGTTTCGGTGAATCCGCAGCAGTCCTCGTCGCGCGAAATCGAGCAGGTCGAGATCGTGCGGGTGGTCGACGGGGATACGGTGGTGGTCGAACGCCTTGACGGATCGGAGGAAAAAGTGCGGCTCATCGGCATCGATGCTCCTGAAAGCGTTGCATCCGACGAGAGCCGCAACACCGAGGAGGGCCGCATTGCCTCTGCGTACCTGCATGAGCTCCTGCCTGCTCGGACAGTCGTGTATCTCGAGCAGGACGTATCGGATCGCGATCAGTACGATCGGCTGCTTCGCTACGTGTGGCTCGACGAGCCCGACGGCGCGCTTGACCACCACGCCGCCGCCGAGGTCATGGTCAATGCAATACTCGTGGGCGAAGGCTACGCGCGCGCGAAATCCTACGCTCCCGATACCGCATACGACAAGGTGCTCCGCGAGCTCGGAAAAGAGGCCGCTCGTGAAAAGAGGGGCGTATCGCAGGCGTGGAGCTGA
- a CDS encoding FAD-dependent oxidoreductase codes for MMKLHDSSYDVVVIGAGIAGACTARELARFDLSIAVLEEGTDIASGATRANSGIVHAGYDPEPGTLKALYNARGSAQYPALAKELGFAYVNNGSIVLAFTDEELAAVRGLVERARENGIAGVRELSQAELRAKEPHVSRLALGALFAPSGAICDPYEVALAAAENAAENGVSFFFGERVRTVRPLDVGQGYELVTEAGGRVTAASVVNAAGVYADEINNQVSAHALHITPRRGEYCLFDDDMGDTFTSTMFQAPSSSGKGVLMTPTVHGNLLVGPNAVAQSSKSDVSTTAEGLAFVLEAAKKTWPELSMRGMITNFAGLRASGESGDFVIGEACDAPGFFNIACFDSPGLTSAPAVAVDVARAVAARLGAAPNESFDPARAHAKPFSLMDESERAQAIERDARFGHVVCRCCNVTEAEIADAFASPLPVNSLDTLKWRTRAMMGRCHGGFCSPEIVKIMARVTDQPPERIDKRLLGSSVVASSRGDYLDLCRAQAPSHSNSACSERLCSAGEPYDVVVVGGGAAGIAAAKAAAREGALRVALVDREMKLGGILKQCIHNGFGLHRFGEELTGPEYALREVSALAKSGIDVLGDTTVLSLRTNREGLYEAVSVGRGGERIVSAKAVVLATGSRERGLGALNVAGSRPSGVFSAGSAQNFMNLQGCLPGRNVVILGSGDIGLIMARRLVSQGANVLGVYELMPYPSGLRRNIVQCLDDYGIPLYLGNTVTRLEGEGRLSAVYVSDVDEETHRPIPGTERRIACDTLLLSVGLLPENEVAKTAGVTLDPVTGGASVDNGLETDVAGIFACGNALHVHDLVDHASDEGEIAGRSAARFACGASGVLRGKDASVVAGENVRYAVPQRIASATASDDAITLSFRVARTLRTPRFFVEGIDDTGAVHAVKTAKTMVAVPAEMVQIKLKGSDVAGYPVVRVWAESGDEAKQSSHGSAPRAKGAATMVEGGGAD; via the coding sequence ATGATGAAACTACACGATTCCTCCTACGACGTCGTCGTGATCGGTGCGGGCATAGCCGGCGCATGTACAGCGCGCGAATTGGCGCGCTTCGACCTTTCGATTGCCGTGCTCGAAGAAGGCACCGATATCGCTTCGGGTGCAACCAGGGCCAATTCCGGCATTGTGCATGCCGGCTACGACCCTGAGCCGGGTACGCTCAAAGCCCTTTACAATGCGCGAGGATCGGCACAATATCCCGCACTCGCCAAAGAGCTCGGATTCGCTTACGTGAACAACGGCTCTATCGTACTCGCGTTCACCGACGAGGAACTTGCGGCGGTTCGCGGCCTCGTCGAGCGTGCGCGGGAAAACGGCATCGCGGGCGTGCGCGAGCTTTCGCAAGCCGAACTGAGAGCGAAGGAGCCGCACGTATCCCGTCTTGCGCTCGGCGCGCTCTTCGCCCCGTCCGGGGCGATCTGCGATCCGTACGAAGTTGCCCTCGCCGCTGCCGAGAACGCTGCGGAAAACGGGGTATCGTTCTTCTTCGGCGAACGGGTACGCACAGTCCGGCCGCTCGATGTCGGGCAAGGATACGAGCTTGTCACCGAAGCGGGCGGGCGCGTGACGGCTGCATCGGTGGTGAACGCCGCCGGGGTGTACGCCGATGAGATCAACAACCAGGTGAGCGCGCATGCGCTGCACATAACACCGCGCCGCGGAGAATACTGCCTGTTCGACGATGATATGGGAGATACGTTTACGAGCACGATGTTCCAGGCTCCCTCTTCGTCGGGCAAAGGCGTGCTCATGACGCCCACCGTGCACGGCAACCTGCTCGTCGGCCCGAACGCAGTGGCTCAATCGAGCAAAAGCGACGTGTCGACGACGGCCGAGGGCCTTGCCTTCGTGCTCGAGGCGGCAAAGAAAACCTGGCCCGAGCTTTCGATGCGCGGCATGATCACGAACTTCGCGGGATTACGGGCAAGCGGTGAAAGCGGCGATTTCGTGATCGGCGAAGCGTGCGACGCGCCGGGGTTCTTCAATATCGCCTGCTTCGATTCACCAGGGCTCACCTCGGCTCCGGCTGTCGCTGTCGATGTCGCGCGCGCTGTCGCCGCACGCCTCGGCGCCGCGCCCAACGAGTCGTTCGATCCTGCGCGCGCCCACGCAAAGCCGTTTTCCCTCATGGACGAGAGCGAGCGGGCGCAAGCGATCGAACGGGACGCGCGTTTCGGCCATGTGGTGTGCCGATGCTGCAACGTGACCGAAGCCGAGATTGCCGATGCGTTTGCGAGTCCTCTTCCCGTGAATTCGCTCGATACGCTCAAGTGGCGCACTCGGGCGATGATGGGGCGCTGCCATGGAGGATTCTGCTCGCCCGAGATCGTAAAGATCATGGCTCGGGTGACGGATCAGCCGCCGGAGCGCATCGACAAGCGGCTGCTAGGCTCGTCCGTGGTCGCTTCGTCGCGTGGCGATTATCTCGATCTGTGCCGTGCTCAAGCCCCTTCGCACTCGAATTCTGCATGCTCGGAGCGCCTCTGCTCTGCTGGTGAACCCTACGATGTCGTGGTGGTTGGGGGTGGGGCAGCGGGCATCGCTGCGGCGAAGGCGGCAGCACGCGAGGGAGCACTGCGCGTCGCCCTTGTCGATCGCGAGATGAAGCTCGGCGGCATTCTCAAGCAGTGCATCCACAACGGGTTCGGCCTCCATCGGTTCGGCGAAGAGTTGACGGGCCCCGAGTACGCGCTTCGCGAGGTTTCTGCACTCGCGAAGTCGGGGATCGACGTCCTTGGCGACACCACGGTGCTTTCGCTTAGAACGAACAGGGAAGGGCTGTACGAAGCGGTGTCCGTGGGGCGCGGAGGCGAGCGTATCGTGTCGGCGAAGGCTGTTGTTCTTGCAACCGGCTCCCGCGAGCGCGGTCTCGGTGCCTTGAACGTTGCGGGCTCGAGGCCTTCTGGCGTGTTCTCTGCAGGCAGCGCCCAGAACTTCATGAACCTGCAGGGTTGCCTGCCGGGAAGAAACGTCGTCATACTCGGTTCGGGCGATATCGGGCTCATTATGGCCCGCAGGCTCGTTTCGCAAGGGGCCAACGTACTCGGCGTCTACGAGCTCATGCCGTATCCGTCGGGCCTGCGGCGAAACATCGTCCAGTGCCTCGACGATTACGGCATTCCTCTGTATTTGGGCAACACGGTCACCCGTCTTGAGGGCGAAGGCCGTTTGAGCGCCGTGTACGTGTCCGACGTCGACGAAGAAACGCATCGCCCGATTCCGGGAACCGAGCGCCGCATCGCATGCGACACGTTGCTTTTATCGGTGGGTTTGCTTCCCGAGAACGAGGTTGCGAAGACTGCCGGGGTGACGCTCGATCCGGTAACCGGGGGCGCTTCGGTTGATAACGGCCTCGAAACCGATGTAGCGGGCATCTTCGCATGCGGCAACGCGCTGCATGTCCACGATCTAGTCGACCATGCATCCGACGAGGGCGAGATAGCGGGGCGCTCTGCGGCTCGGTTCGCATGCGGCGCGTCCGGTGTGTTGCGTGGAAAAGATGCTTCGGTCGTCGCAGGCGAGAACGTGCGCTACGCGGTGCCTCAGCGCATAGCGTCAGCCACAGCTTCCGATGATGCGATAACGCTTTCGTTTCGGGTTGCGCGCACGCTTCGCACACCGCGTTTCTTCGTGGAGGGCATCGATGATACGGGAGCCGTGCATGCGGTGAAGACGGCAAAGACGATGGTTGCGGTTCCTGCTGAAATGGTTCAGATCAAGCTCAAGGGTTCAGACGTCGCCGGCTATCCGGTTGTGCGCGTGTGGGCCGAAAGCGGCGATGAGGCGAAGCAGTCAAGCCACGGTTCGGCACCGCGTGCGAAAGGTGCTGCAACCATGGTCGAGGGGGGAGGTGCCGACTGA
- a CDS encoding glycosyltransferase: protein MENDAHTTQPPEPQTALAETEFPELFATPVPAQPCERPADDISEVPPRPTVIVMHASVGSGHRSAANATAEALRILRDTDDPDLLQGIEVPEDLDIEVLDILEFGRHVFDGDHAASLFTGATRPLYDLTWRYTLTGRLLWGGGTIWSHVNFPKFTEHVREKQPLAIICTHITAANVAVGARMITGQRYPILSIPTDYETEGLWPHRTTDLFCVATESMAETLRPRKVPDDNILITGIPTRDDFRKTYDKAETRRKLDLPEDKMVVLALAGAYLPRPYVHFRDTLDKLLPYLHTYPSMHFVFIAGSDKHYAEHMRQQCAELGLSNTTVLGYVNEMAALMAASDLVICKSGGLTVTECLCAQVPMILLGRAYGQEKANVQMLTAVSAAMHVTTARELLESLRHIAKHPQSTQAMLINGGIIRRPNAALDVARAAFRLIEKSRAGELAEHRKRFLWLYWGKKPAHIR, encoded by the coding sequence ATGGAAAACGACGCACACACTACGCAACCCCCCGAACCTCAGACCGCGCTCGCCGAAACGGAGTTTCCCGAGCTGTTCGCAACTCCCGTACCGGCGCAACCCTGCGAACGGCCTGCAGACGACATATCCGAAGTCCCCCCTCGCCCTACCGTCATCGTCATGCACGCTTCGGTGGGATCGGGCCATCGCAGTGCCGCGAATGCGACCGCCGAGGCGCTCCGCATCCTGCGCGACACCGACGACCCCGATCTGCTCCAGGGCATCGAGGTGCCTGAAGATCTCGACATCGAAGTGCTCGACATCCTCGAATTCGGTCGGCACGTCTTCGACGGCGACCATGCGGCGAGCCTGTTCACCGGCGCAACGCGGCCGCTCTACGACCTCACCTGGCGCTATACGCTCACCGGGCGGCTTCTGTGGGGAGGCGGCACCATTTGGTCGCACGTCAACTTCCCCAAGTTCACCGAGCATGTGCGTGAGAAGCAACCGCTCGCGATCATCTGCACGCATATCACAGCGGCCAACGTCGCCGTGGGCGCGCGCATGATCACCGGTCAGCGCTACCCGATTCTGAGTATTCCGACCGACTACGAAACCGAGGGTCTCTGGCCTCACCGGACAACCGATCTGTTCTGCGTGGCAACCGAATCGATGGCAGAAACGCTGCGTCCCCGCAAAGTGCCCGACGACAACATCCTCATCACCGGCATCCCCACGCGCGACGATTTCCGCAAAACCTACGACAAGGCCGAAACGCGCAGAAAACTTGATCTTCCCGAAGACAAGATGGTCGTGCTCGCCCTCGCAGGGGCCTACCTTCCCCGCCCCTACGTGCACTTCAGGGATACGCTCGACAAACTGCTTCCCTACCTGCACACCTATCCGTCCATGCACTTCGTGTTCATCGCGGGAAGCGATAAGCACTATGCCGAGCATATGCGCCAGCAATGCGCCGAGTTGGGCCTTTCGAACACGACTGTGCTCGGCTACGTGAACGAGATGGCGGCGCTCATGGCCGCAAGCGATCTCGTGATCTGCAAATCGGGAGGCCTCACCGTAACCGAGTGCCTCTGCGCGCAGGTGCCCATGATCCTTTTAGGCCGCGCCTACGGACAGGAGAAGGCCAACGTCCAGATGCTCACCGCCGTCAGCGCCGCCATGCACGTGACCACCGCCCGCGAACTGCTGGAAAGCTTGCGCCACATCGCCAAGCACCCGCAGAGCACCCAGGCCATGCTCATCAACGGCGGCATCATCCGCCGCCCGAACGCCGCGCTCGATGTAGCGCGCGCGGCGTTTCGCCTCATCGAGAAATCGAGGGCAGGCGAGCTTGCCGAGCACCGCAAGCGCTTTTTATGGCTTTACTGGGGAAAGAAACCCGCACATATCCGCTAG
- a CDS encoding FAD-dependent oxidoreductase: protein MGGSVRTSGVTRRDLFKFGGIAAAGVISAGTLASCSPSSNTANAENSAAQPSEGTTTAAGHTRDGLPSFLKAPAPITDIAETKDFDVVVVGAGAAGVPAALSAAEAGAKVALIQKEATAISQGNTGSGIDLSKSDPADVQNLVSVLIEEGQHRTKRELLELWANHGGEAVKWVIERSAESGGPIIDQGSQQQAATIAKNGWTMEFVTSFAGPKPLTAGDAMRALAETAEKEGVEIFYSTPAEQLVRDGDAVTGVIAKGSGGYIQFNASKGVIIATGDYQNDEEMSSYYLPDLANFTRKQMNKTGDGHKMVIWAGGAMEPINHTKMLHDFDAGPASMCDMPFLAVKNDGTRFVNEVVEMSLLNNYLRSAEDQGWYSQIFDANYMEQAADWPGKLYSPEELALYMPEEDVDRDGVFKDLIRTFKADSLEELAEKLEITDVAAFVATVERYNELASAGADEDFGKPTQYLKPIDTPPYYGIHRWLRVSALCSGVQVDENHQCLDAEGAPIGGLYAIGNCSGEFYGGVDYPMTIPGLSLGRCYTEGYLVGRAVAEQ, encoded by the coding sequence ATGGGAGGATCCGTTCGCACTTCAGGCGTTACGCGCCGCGACCTGTTCAAGTTCGGAGGCATTGCAGCAGCCGGCGTCATCAGCGCAGGAACGCTTGCTTCGTGCAGTCCGAGCTCGAACACGGCAAATGCGGAAAACAGCGCAGCGCAGCCGTCCGAGGGCACCACGACGGCAGCCGGCCACACAAGAGACGGCCTGCCGAGCTTTCTCAAAGCTCCCGCGCCCATAACCGACATCGCTGAAACCAAGGACTTCGACGTCGTCGTAGTCGGCGCGGGCGCCGCAGGCGTGCCCGCGGCGCTCTCCGCCGCAGAGGCAGGGGCGAAGGTCGCGCTCATCCAGAAGGAGGCGACCGCCATATCGCAGGGCAACACCGGCTCGGGCATCGATCTGTCGAAAAGCGATCCGGCTGATGTGCAGAACCTCGTCTCGGTGCTCATCGAAGAGGGCCAGCATCGCACGAAACGCGAGCTTCTGGAGCTTTGGGCGAACCACGGCGGCGAAGCGGTGAAATGGGTCATCGAACGGTCTGCTGAAAGTGGCGGCCCCATCATCGACCAGGGAAGCCAGCAGCAGGCAGCCACTATCGCAAAAAACGGCTGGACCATGGAGTTCGTCACCTCGTTCGCAGGTCCGAAGCCCCTCACTGCGGGCGATGCCATGCGCGCGCTTGCCGAAACGGCCGAAAAGGAAGGCGTCGAGATCTTCTATTCGACCCCGGCCGAGCAGCTCGTGCGTGACGGCGATGCGGTCACGGGCGTCATCGCGAAGGGCTCGGGCGGATACATACAGTTCAACGCAAGCAAAGGCGTCATCATCGCCACGGGCGATTACCAAAACGACGAGGAGATGAGCTCGTATTACCTGCCCGACCTTGCAAACTTCACCCGCAAGCAGATGAACAAGACCGGCGACGGCCACAAGATGGTCATCTGGGCAGGCGGTGCCATGGAGCCGATCAACCACACGAAGATGCTCCACGACTTCGATGCGGGTCCTGCCTCCATGTGCGACATGCCGTTCCTCGCCGTGAAGAACGACGGCACCCGCTTCGTGAACGAGGTCGTGGAGATGTCGCTTCTCAACAATTACCTGCGAAGCGCCGAGGATCAGGGCTGGTATTCGCAGATCTTCGACGCGAACTACATGGAGCAGGCGGCGGATTGGCCAGGCAAGCTCTACTCCCCCGAGGAGCTCGCGCTCTACATGCCCGAAGAGGACGTCGACCGCGACGGTGTGTTCAAAGACCTCATCCGCACCTTCAAGGCCGATTCACTCGAAGAACTCGCCGAGAAGCTCGAGATCACCGACGTGGCGGCATTCGTCGCCACCGTCGAGCGCTACAACGAGCTCGCCTCTGCTGGCGCCGACGAGGATTTCGGCAAGCCGACTCAGTATCTCAAGCCCATCGACACGCCCCCGTACTACGGCATTCACCGCTGGCTGCGCGTATCGGCCCTCTGCTCGGGTGTACAGGTCGACGAAAACCACCAGTGCCTCGATGCCGAAGGCGCGCCGATCGGCGGGCTGTACGCCATCGGCAACTGCTCGGGCGAATTCTACGGCGGCGTGGACTACCCCATGACCATTCCGGGCCTCTCGCTCGGCCGCTGCTACACCGAGGGCTACCTCGTCGGCCGAGCGGTCGCCGAACAGTAG
- a CDS encoding DEAD/DEAH box helicase, translating to MALPFNELGLSEKTLAAVKRLGYEAPTPVQEQAIPLVLKGRDIIAAAKTGTGKTAAFSLPALDRLGHIQRGQGPLMLVVSPTRELADQIGDVCRAIATSTHHRILTVVGGLSLDPQIKQLKHGVDILIATPGRLNDLMERGAVRLSNVEMLVLDEADRMLDMGFWPQMKKIIAACPKNRQTLLFSATIDDQIEKSVGSLLHDPAYVEIAHRGETADTVEQFVIPATQTTKADLLKAVLEEKGSDRVIVFARTRSRADSCTRRLKRAGYTVEAIHSDRSQAQRKRALDNFSSGKTHVLVATDVLARGIDVTDVDYVINYDLPNQPEDYVHRIGRTGRAGETGFAVSFVSPEQEPWLKDIEKLIKQKIPTMELTNFDPEQAEADAAARATRAAGRRDPELAAAAAEYAKAQKKKAAKPATDAPSGKPAKKKSSRAPQQQPVKTNRKAPKQTQAHQAGAKPSKQGQAAQANSKGPRQGQALPSKANAPRQGQAAKGSGRTQGSDLRPGRAHRAAVARRRSR from the coding sequence ATGGCATTACCGTTCAACGAACTCGGCTTGTCCGAGAAAACCCTCGCCGCCGTGAAGCGTCTGGGATACGAAGCACCCACCCCGGTACAAGAACAGGCCATCCCGCTCGTGCTCAAAGGCCGCGACATCATCGCGGCAGCAAAAACCGGGACCGGCAAAACCGCTGCGTTTTCGCTGCCCGCGCTTGATCGGCTCGGCCACATCCAACGGGGCCAAGGGCCCCTCATGCTCGTCGTAAGCCCCACGCGCGAACTCGCCGACCAGATCGGCGATGTGTGCCGCGCCATCGCCACCTCCACCCACCATCGCATACTCACCGTCGTCGGCGGCCTTTCGCTCGATCCGCAGATCAAGCAGCTCAAGCACGGCGTCGACATCCTCATCGCCACGCCGGGCCGCTTGAATGACCTCATGGAACGAGGAGCCGTACGGCTCTCCAACGTGGAAATGCTCGTGCTCGACGAAGCCGATCGCATGCTCGACATGGGCTTTTGGCCGCAGATGAAGAAGATCATCGCCGCTTGCCCGAAAAATCGCCAAACGCTGCTCTTTTCAGCCACCATCGACGACCAGATCGAGAAAAGCGTCGGCTCGCTTCTGCACGATCCCGCCTACGTCGAGATCGCCCACCGCGGTGAAACGGCCGACACGGTCGAGCAGTTCGTCATTCCGGCAACGCAAACCACCAAAGCCGATCTGCTCAAGGCAGTGCTCGAAGAGAAGGGCTCCGATCGCGTGATCGTATTCGCCCGCACCCGTTCGCGCGCCGATTCCTGCACGAGAAGGCTCAAGCGCGCAGGTTACACCGTCGAAGCCATCCACTCCGACCGCTCCCAAGCCCAGCGCAAACGCGCACTCGACAACTTCAGCAGCGGAAAGACCCACGTACTCGTGGCAACCGACGTCCTCGCCCGCGGGATCGATGTGACCGACGTCGACTACGTCATTAACTACGACCTTCCCAACCAGCCCGAAGACTACGTGCACCGCATCGGACGCACCGGGCGCGCCGGCGAGACGGGCTTCGCCGTATCGTTCGTAAGCCCCGAACAGGAGCCGTGGCTCAAAGACATCGAGAAGCTCATCAAGCAGAAGATACCCACCATGGAGCTTACGAACTTCGACCCCGAACAAGCCGAAGCCGACGCCGCCGCGCGAGCGACGCGCGCTGCGGGCAGGCGCGATCCCGAGCTGGCAGCTGCGGCCGCCGAGTATGCGAAAGCGCAGAAGAAGAAAGCGGCCAAGCCCGCCACCGATGCGCCAAGCGGTAAGCCGGCAAAGAAGAAGAGCTCTCGGGCACCGCAGCAGCAGCCTGTGAAAACGAATCGAAAAGCGCCGAAGCAGACCCAAGCCCACCAGGCGGGAGCGAAGCCATCGAAGCAGGGGCAGGCAGCTCAGGCGAACTCGAAAGGCCCGAGGCAGGGGCAAGCCCTCCCATCGAAGGCAAACGCACCGAGACAGGGACAGGCTGCGAAGGGATCCGGCCGCACGCAAGGATCCGATCTGCGTCCCGGCCGCGCCCACCGCGCCGCCGTGGCTCGACGCCGCAGCCGGTAA
- a CDS encoding EamA family transporter — MRSSPLKYALIVFLAGASYGIMATTVKFAYREGFAWTQVAASQACFGAFIFAAVLIVRRLFGARLQRLGLKQVLKLLGLGMTTCTTCLLYSFSLTMLPVSVAITLLFQFTWIGMVIQIATTRRAPKPAEIAALLVIIGGTFLASGVFEADLNPNLDPLGIVCGLLSAVSCAAFVYLSGRVETAVAPIQRGLVVCCGASLLALIACPDYFVSGALQAGIWKYGLVLGFFGLFAPVILFGIGTPHLPAGVSTIMASSELPAAILISVFVLQEAISALQGIGVVVILAGVVISQLPNLLRRADRPPRNSVAQ, encoded by the coding sequence ATGCGCTCAAGTCCCCTGAAATACGCACTCATCGTCTTTCTTGCCGGCGCAAGCTACGGCATCATGGCCACAACGGTCAAGTTCGCCTATCGGGAGGGCTTTGCGTGGACCCAGGTTGCCGCTAGCCAGGCCTGCTTCGGAGCGTTCATCTTCGCCGCCGTGCTCATCGTACGTCGCTTGTTCGGAGCTCGTCTGCAACGGCTGGGCCTGAAGCAGGTTCTCAAACTGCTCGGTCTGGGCATGACCACGTGCACGACCTGCTTGCTGTACAGCTTCTCGCTTACCATGCTTCCCGTGTCGGTTGCGATCACGCTGCTGTTCCAATTCACCTGGATCGGCATGGTCATCCAGATCGCAACGACCAGACGCGCGCCGAAGCCGGCCGAAATAGCCGCTCTACTCGTCATCATCGGCGGCACGTTTCTCGCAAGCGGCGTGTTCGAGGCCGATCTGAACCCGAACCTCGATCCTCTCGGCATCGTATGCGGGTTGCTTTCGGCTGTAAGCTGTGCTGCGTTCGTGTACCTGTCGGGCAGGGTAGAAACCGCCGTCGCCCCCATCCAAAGAGGTCTCGTCGTCTGTTGCGGCGCATCGCTTCTCGCGCTTATCGCATGCCCCGATTACTTCGTCTCGGGCGCACTGCAGGCGGGCATTTGGAAGTACGGCCTCGTGCTCGGGTTCTTCGGATTGTTCGCACCCGTCATCCTGTTCGGCATCGGCACGCCCCATCTGCCCGCAGGCGTATCCACCATCATGGCTTCGTCCGAACTTCCCGCAGCGATCCTCATTTCGGTGTTCGTCTTGCAGGAGGCTATCAGCGCGCTGCAGGGCATAGGGGTCGTCGTCATCCTCGCAGGCGTGGTTATCTCACAACTTCCCAACCTTCTGCGCCGCGCTGATCGACCTCCGCGAAACTCTGTGGCACAATAA
- a CDS encoding helix-turn-helix transcriptional regulator → MTERKAEQCAEDGNAPERAGGIIDRLPHIPLFFLGLGVYRAWIEVVFVGSFVDFPTAPLAGHNVFDIAMIATLFSCAFGARRLGVFYRKRSLHWIAGLALAVSTVMVFASMYVPELAPYAATPAAILGGFGIALVILFWSELYSCLNPVRVALYYSASIIAAAMILYICRGFLYPWLFAAALSMPFVSLACLAFGFRSLPENELPRSLGGAFSFPWKPVLLMAVYAFAYGLKESSTYAGSFGPHSAFGTLAVALAVFVGIVARGGRFDFGAIYRVALPLMVAAFLVLPSLGFLNSAAADFCVTASYTAFSILIMLILANMSYRYGISAIWLFGIERGVRALFSLLGRETEAALSGFEFASVPSEFMLNAIVILLVVAMTMILFSEKELSSRWGVTFLGGNDEEGDSVIVKKQELANRCHDLAKQFGLSQREEEVLLLLAQRKTVGSIEKELFIANGTAKTHIRHIYRKLDIHSRDELIDMLGLYT, encoded by the coding sequence GTGACAGAGCGAAAAGCCGAGCAATGCGCCGAGGACGGGAATGCGCCTGAGCGAGCGGGCGGGATCATCGACCGGCTGCCCCATATCCCGTTGTTCTTTCTCGGTCTCGGCGTGTACCGTGCGTGGATCGAAGTCGTCTTCGTCGGCTCGTTCGTCGACTTCCCGACAGCGCCGTTAGCTGGGCACAACGTATTCGACATCGCCATGATCGCGACGCTGTTCTCGTGCGCGTTCGGCGCGCGGAGGCTCGGTGTGTTCTACCGCAAGCGCTCTTTGCACTGGATAGCGGGCCTTGCGCTTGCCGTCTCAACGGTTATGGTGTTCGCCTCGATGTACGTGCCCGAGCTTGCGCCGTACGCGGCGACGCCCGCCGCGATCCTCGGCGGATTCGGCATCGCGCTCGTGATCCTGTTCTGGTCGGAGCTTTACAGCTGCCTCAATCCCGTACGGGTCGCCCTGTACTACTCCGCCTCGATCATCGCCGCGGCGATGATCCTCTATATCTGCCGCGGGTTTCTGTACCCGTGGCTTTTCGCGGCCGCGCTTTCGATGCCGTTCGTGTCGCTTGCCTGCCTTGCGTTCGGGTTTCGCTCGCTTCCCGAAAACGAACTGCCGCGCTCGCTCGGGGGCGCCTTCTCGTTTCCATGGAAGCCGGTGCTGCTCATGGCCGTGTACGCGTTCGCGTACGGTCTCAAGGAATCCTCGACGTACGCCGGATCGTTCGGGCCCCACTCGGCGTTCGGCACGCTTGCGGTGGCGCTAGCCGTGTTCGTCGGCATCGTGGCCCGCGGCGGCCGCTTCGACTTCGGGGCGATCTACCGTGTGGCGCTTCCCCTCATGGTGGCGGCGTTCCTCGTTCTGCCGAGCCTCGGGTTCTTGAACAGCGCCGCCGCCGACTTCTGCGTGACCGCCTCGTATACGGCGTTCTCCATCCTCATCATGCTCATCCTTGCGAACATGAGCTACCGCTACGGTATCTCGGCTATTTGGCTGTTCGGCATCGAACGTGGCGTGCGCGCGCTGTTCAGCCTGCTCGGCCGCGAAACGGAGGCTGCGCTTTCGGGCTTCGAGTTTGCGAGCGTGCCTTCCGAGTTCATGCTCAACGCGATCGTGATCCTGCTCGTCGTGGCGATGACGATGATCCTGTTCTCGGAAAAGGAGCTCTCGAGCAGGTGGGGTGTCACGTTTCTCGGGGGAAACGACGAGGAAGGCGACAGCGTTATCGTGAAGAAGCAGGAGCTTGCCAACCGCTGCCACGACCTGGCCAAGCAGTTCGGACTTTCGCAGCGCGAAGAGGAAGTGCTGCTCCTGCTCGCCCAGCGAAAGACGGTCGGCTCTATCGAAAAGGAGCTCTTCATCGCCAACGGCACCGCGAAGACCCATATCCGCCACATCTACCGCAAGCTCGATATCCATTCGCGTGACGAACTCATCGATATGCTCGGCCTGTACACCTGA